The following coding sequences lie in one Paramisgurnus dabryanus chromosome 16, PD_genome_1.1, whole genome shotgun sequence genomic window:
- the selenot2 gene encoding selenoprotein T2: protein MAEYSQTGILTALLLFTAVTVKDIYVGRSSSMTQQDSTGPDSFLEPDVNTQRHNKPKMYTGPVLKFQFCISUGYSKVFQEYSRSINQLYPDIKIEGENYPPKSINKYLANFISYFKLLAIALIVTGQNPFQMFGMNTPRIWFWGQENKIFSCLMVFFISNMLETHFLSTGAFEISLNDVPIWSKLQSGYVPNIQELFQILDNHLKMNQVDKLNFHSP from the exons ATGGCCGAATATAGTCAGACGGGTATATTAACGGCCCTGCTGCTGTTTACTGCAGTCACGGTTAAGGATATTTATGTGGGCCGGAGCAGCAGCATGACTCAACAGGACAGTACCGGGCCCGATAGCTTTCTGGAGCCTGACGtaaacacacagagacacaacaAACCCAAAATGTACACCGGGCCGGTACTCAAGTTCCAGTTCTG TATCTCCTGAGGGTACAGTAAGGTGTTCCAGGAGTACTCCCGGTCCATAAACCAGCTGTACCCGGACATCAAAATCGAGGGAGAGAATTACCCTCCCAAATCTATCAACAA ATACCTTGCAAATTTTATCTCCTACTTCAAATTGCTTGCCATTGCCTTGATTGTGACGGGACAAAATCCTTTTCAAATGTTTGGAATGAACACTCCAAGAATATGGTTTTGGGGACAGGAGAATAAG ATATTCTCCTGTCTTATGGTTTTCTTCATCAGTAACATGTTGGAGACTCATTTCCTCTCCACTGGAGCTTTTGAAATCTCATTGAACG ATGTACCTATTTGGTCCAAGTTGCAATCAGGATATGTGCCCAACATTCAGGAGCTTTTCCAGATATTGGATAATCACCTTAAAATGAATCAGGTCGACAAGCTGAACTTTCATTCACCATAA